The Pyrodictium delaneyi genome contains a region encoding:
- a CDS encoding radical SAM protein has translation MGRTVDIVGDVYAIVGNMPWGCRFCLRGSKIVVFVTGLCDDKCFYCPVSPEKLYHDVIRVDEEPVQSLEDILDEVYAIGAEGAGITGGDPLVKVDRTVGIIKILKEIFGDDFHIHLYTSGRYASSAVLRALESAGLDEIRFHVIGDWVLQRIRLALEVLRDVDVGVEIPIFPDRIEETKRLIKKLDEMGVSFINLNELEASENNMRVLLMRGYKIVPGTPVVKGSREAAIEIVQWASKNTKKITVHFCPAGYKDRVQMRIRLIRKALRTAKPYEKVAADGMVVVLEVEPTDQAKQLAREGYGEPGDNRILLHPDLHLPGAQVRRRYPARLATGLPLELQGIAENSDNAA, from the coding sequence ATGGGTAGGACAGTAGACATTGTTGGTGATGTATACGCTATTGTTGGGAATATGCCATGGGGTTGTAGATTCTGTCTAAGAGGTTCTAAGATAGTTGTATTTGTCACTGGGCTTTGTGATGATAAGTGCTTCTACTGTCCGGTCTCTCCGGAGAAGCTATATCACGATGTCATTAGGGTTGATGAGGAGCCTGTGCAGAGCCTCGAGGACATACTTGATGAGGTGTATGCAATAGGCGCAGAGGGGGCAGGCATAACTGGTGGCGATCCTCTTGTAAAGGTGGATAGGACGGTAGGAATAATAAAGATATTGAAGGAAATATTTGGTGATGACTTTCACATACACTTGTATACAAGCGGACGCTACGCATCTTCTGCTGTGCTCCGTGCATTAGAGAGTGCTGGACTCGACGAGATAAGGTTCCATGTCATTGGTGACTGGGTTCTTCAGCGAATTAGGCTTGCACTTGAAGTTCTAAGAGATGTAGACGTTGGTGTTGAGATACCGATATTTCCTGACCGGATTGAGGAAACGAAACGTTTGATAAAAAAGCTGGATGAAATGGGAGTTAGCTTTATCAACTTGAACGAGCTAGAGGCATCTGAGAATAATATGCGTGTCCTACTTATGCGTGGATACAAGATTGTTCCAGGCACTCCAGTCGTGAAGGGAAGCAGAGAGGCTGCTATAGAGATAGTACAATGGGCATCGAAGAATACGAAGAAGATAACGGTCCACTTCTGTCCCGCGGGCTACAAGGACAGAGTGCAGATGCGTATAAGACTTATACGTAAGGCGTTGAGGACTGCGAAGCCGTACGAGAAGGTCGCTGCAGATGGTATGGTAGTGGTACTCGAGGTCGAGCCTACCGACCAGGCGAAACAACTGGCCAGAGAGGGCTATGGCGAACCCGGAGATAATAGGATACTATTGCACCCGGATCTGCATCTGCCGGGTGCTCAGGTGCGGAGAAGATATCCGGCTAGGCTAGCTACTGGCCTTCCTCTGGAGCTGCAGGGGATAGCGGAGAATAGCGATAACGCCGCCTAG
- a CDS encoding mRNA surveillance protein pelota, producing the protein MKIVYKDPRRGAVKVVPETTDDIWILSTVIQPGDLVRARTVREVHFGERGSGRSSRVPMTLTIRVEKTEFQAFTTRLRIRGLVVEGPEKYGVLGKYHTISIDVGRELEIVKPQGWPHALLAKLESSGPQPAAVIIAVDYDEYAIAVVRDQGVRVLAEGSLHLPGKDDPLREERMKEALTVIAKTAAGIVERERPLLVVVAGPGNLKDMVAERLRHMLPQGVKLLTDHVSMGGHAGVLEEVRRGVMREALREAAAIRAEKIVEEFEKLLAREPERVAYTLDIVMEAARMGAVEQLLVLDELLHHPDPEVRSRVDELLRLADSTRAEINFVSMEAPVGAKVKSLGGVIAILRYPLQLQRKASS; encoded by the coding sequence ATGAAGATTGTGTATAAGGATCCCCGGCGAGGAGCTGTAAAGGTCGTTCCAGAGACTACTGACGATATTTGGATACTGTCTACAGTAATACAGCCAGGTGATCTTGTCAGGGCACGCACCGTCAGGGAGGTGCACTTCGGCGAGCGAGGGTCGGGACGTAGTAGCCGTGTACCTATGACGCTTACTATACGGGTTGAGAAGACAGAGTTTCAGGCCTTTACTACGCGGCTGAGGATACGAGGTCTTGTAGTAGAGGGGCCGGAGAAGTATGGAGTACTCGGAAAGTATCACACGATAAGTATCGATGTCGGCCGCGAGCTCGAGATTGTGAAACCGCAGGGCTGGCCGCATGCACTCCTAGCTAAGCTTGAGTCCAGCGGACCACAGCCAGCGGCTGTTATCATAGCCGTGGATTACGACGAGTATGCTATAGCCGTGGTTCGTGACCAGGGTGTTAGGGTACTAGCAGAAGGTAGCCTCCATCTTCCGGGAAAGGATGATCCCTTACGCGAGGAGAGGATGAAGGAAGCACTCACAGTCATAGCTAAGACTGCTGCCGGTATAGTGGAGCGGGAAAGACCGCTTCTCGTCGTAGTTGCTGGGCCTGGCAACCTTAAGGACATGGTTGCTGAGCGTCTTCGCCACATGCTGCCGCAGGGGGTGAAGCTACTAACAGATCACGTGTCAATGGGCGGACATGCTGGCGTGCTTGAGGAGGTTAGACGTGGTGTCATGAGAGAGGCTCTCCGTGAAGCCGCTGCCATCAGGGCTGAGAAGATTGTCGAGGAGTTTGAGAAACTGTTGGCTAGGGAGCCGGAGAGAGTAGCATACACATTGGACATTGTTATGGAGGCTGCTAGAATGGGTGCAGTCGAGCAGCTACTTGTGCTCGACGAGCTGCTACACCATCCAGACCCAGAAGTTAGGAGTAGAGTAGATGAGCTACTTAGACTGGCCGATTCTACACGTGCTGAGATAAACTTCGTGAGCATGGAGGCGCCGGTAGGGGCTAAGGTTAAGTCGCTAGGCGGCGTTATCGCTATTCTCCGCTATCCCCTGCAGCTCCAGAGGAAGGCCAGTAGCTAG
- a CDS encoding GNAT family N-acetyltransferase, with translation MQCCKTVRAAEPQDLDAAFMIEIESFENPYPRWYFDLLYGLSGGKYFLVSTNDRDEITGYIIGIPLSGNVCHIASIAVAKQCRRKGVGTALLHSLLELCSADGYTSFILEVDVYNYVAQRLYASNLFKPVMVATDYYGRGRHALVMILLNEIPCCI, from the coding sequence ATGCAGTGCTGTAAAACAGTTAGAGCTGCAGAGCCCCAGGATCTCGATGCAGCCTTCATGATAGAAATAGAGTCCTTCGAAAACCCCTACCCTAGATGGTACTTTGACCTCCTTTACGGTCTCAGCGGGGGTAAGTACTTCCTGGTATCGACAAATGATAGGGACGAGATAACAGGATATATTATAGGTATACCGCTATCGGGAAATGTGTGCCACATAGCATCAATAGCTGTCGCGAAACAGTGCCGTAGAAAGGGTGTTGGTACAGCGCTTCTACACAGCCTGCTAGAGCTATGCAGTGCGGATGGTTACACATCGTTTATACTCGAAGTAGACGTGTACAACTACGTGGCACAGAGGTTGTATGCGTCGAATCTGTTCAAACCTGTTATGGTTGCAACAGACTACTATGGAAGAGGGCGTCACGCCTTAGTAATGATACTGCTCAACGAGATACCCTGCTGTATCTAG
- a CDS encoding DNA-directed DNA polymerase has protein sequence MLLDSSYEIVGKEPVIILWGITLNGERVVLLDKRFRPYFYALISPSYEAKAEYIASAIKRLSMAKSPIIESRVVDKKYFGRPRKAVRVTTMVPETVREYREAVKKIEGVEDSLEADIRFAMRYIIDKKLYPFMAYRVAVEETEHSQGFRVSKVFNIVGEPIPIADITSIELPEMRILAFDIEVYSKKGSPNPSRDPVIIISLKDSNGNEKLLEADGYNDRSAIREFVDYIRNFDPDIIVGYNSNHFDWPYLIKRARRLGIKLDVTRRVGAEPTTSVYGHVSVQGRLNVDLYDYVKEMHEIKMKTLEEVAEYLGVMKKSERVLIEWWRIPEYWDDKKKRTVLRRYALDDVRATYGLAEKLLPFAIQLSAVTGVPLDQVGAMGVGFRLEWYLIRAAYDMNELVPNRVKRYEESYKGAVVLKPLKGIHENVVVLDFSSMYPSIMIKYNVGPDTIVDDPSECEKYGGCYVAPEVGHRFRRAPPGFFKIVLENLIKLRKQVRAKMKELSPDSPEYRVYDERQKALKVLANASYGYMGWTHARWYCRRCAEAVTAWGRNLILTAIDYARKLGLKVIYGDTDSLFVAYDKEKVKKLIEFVEKELGFEIKIDKIYRRVFFTEAKKRYVGLLEDGRIDIVGFEAVRGDWCELAKEVQERVAEIVLKTGDVDKAIEYIRDVIRKLKEGEIPITKLVIWKTLTKRIEEYEHGAPHVVAAKRMRDAGYEVSPGDKIGYVIVKGRDSISNRAYPYFMVEPSRVDIEYYIDHQIVPAVMRILSYFGVTERQLKVVSAGYRSLFDFFASKA, from the coding sequence ATGCTTCTTGACTCAAGCTATGAAATAGTAGGAAAAGAACCTGTAATAATACTATGGGGTATCACGTTAAATGGTGAACGTGTAGTATTACTCGATAAAAGATTCCGGCCCTACTTCTATGCGCTTATATCGCCCTCATACGAGGCCAAAGCAGAATACATAGCATCCGCTATAAAGAGGTTAAGCATGGCAAAGAGTCCGATAATAGAGTCAAGAGTTGTGGATAAGAAGTACTTTGGGAGGCCGCGGAAAGCTGTCAGAGTAACTACAATGGTGCCAGAGACCGTCAGAGAGTATAGAGAAGCTGTGAAGAAGATAGAGGGAGTGGAAGACTCGCTGGAGGCAGACATAAGGTTTGCAATGAGGTATATCATTGACAAAAAGCTATACCCGTTCATGGCATACCGTGTGGCGGTCGAGGAAACAGAGCATAGCCAAGGTTTTCGTGTAAGCAAAGTATTCAACATCGTCGGCGAGCCGATTCCGATTGCTGACATAACTAGTATAGAGCTCCCCGAGATGAGAATTCTCGCGTTCGATATAGAGGTCTACAGTAAGAAAGGAAGTCCTAATCCATCCCGGGACCCAGTCATAATCATATCTCTAAAAGATAGTAATGGTAACGAAAAGCTCCTCGAAGCTGACGGCTATAACGATAGGAGTGCTATCCGTGAATTTGTAGACTATATACGCAATTTCGACCCAGACATAATAGTCGGATATAATAGTAACCATTTCGACTGGCCATACCTCATTAAACGAGCACGCCGGCTCGGAATAAAGCTAGATGTGACTCGTCGTGTAGGTGCAGAGCCTACTACGAGCGTCTACGGTCATGTCTCTGTGCAAGGAAGACTAAACGTAGACCTATACGACTACGTAAAGGAAATGCATGAAATTAAGATGAAGACTCTGGAGGAAGTGGCTGAGTACCTTGGTGTTATGAAGAAGAGTGAGCGTGTGCTCATAGAGTGGTGGAGAATACCCGAATACTGGGATGATAAGAAGAAACGTACGGTATTGAGGCGGTATGCGCTAGACGACGTAAGGGCAACATATGGTCTCGCTGAGAAGCTATTACCTTTCGCTATACAGCTGTCGGCAGTGACAGGTGTCCCCTTAGATCAGGTAGGGGCTATGGGGGTAGGCTTCCGCCTAGAGTGGTACCTTATAAGGGCTGCTTATGATATGAACGAGCTCGTGCCTAATAGGGTTAAGCGATATGAAGAAAGCTATAAAGGTGCTGTAGTCTTAAAGCCTCTAAAGGGTATTCACGAAAATGTAGTTGTTCTAGACTTCAGTTCGATGTATCCCAGCATAATGATAAAATATAATGTTGGCCCCGACACCATAGTGGATGACCCTTCTGAGTGTGAAAAATATGGAGGCTGTTATGTGGCTCCAGAAGTAGGGCATAGATTCCGACGGGCACCTCCAGGCTTCTTCAAAATAGTGCTTGAAAACCTCATAAAGCTCCGAAAACAAGTGCGTGCGAAAATGAAGGAACTCTCCCCAGATAGTCCCGAGTACAGAGTTTATGATGAGAGACAGAAAGCTCTCAAAGTACTTGCAAATGCTAGCTATGGTTATATGGGTTGGACACATGCTCGGTGGTATTGTAGACGTTGTGCGGAAGCTGTGACAGCCTGGGGACGCAACTTAATACTCACAGCTATAGATTATGCTAGAAAACTTGGCCTTAAGGTGATATACGGTGATACAGATTCGCTGTTCGTCGCCTATGATAAGGAGAAGGTAAAGAAACTGATCGAGTTTGTAGAAAAAGAGCTTGGATTCGAGATAAAGATAGATAAAATATACCGGAGAGTATTCTTTACTGAGGCCAAGAAACGGTATGTGGGCCTTCTTGAGGATGGACGTATTGACATAGTCGGGTTTGAGGCTGTACGTGGGGACTGGTGCGAGCTGGCCAAGGAAGTTCAAGAAAGAGTAGCTGAGATAGTCCTAAAGACGGGCGATGTAGACAAAGCTATAGAGTATATAAGAGATGTTATAAGGAAGCTAAAGGAAGGTGAGATACCCATAACTAAGCTAGTTATATGGAAGACGTTAACGAAGAGGATAGAGGAGTATGAACATGGGGCACCGCATGTAGTCGCTGCTAAGCGTATGCGCGATGCAGGCTATGAAGTATCGCCAGGGGATAAGATAGGCTATGTGATAGTCAAAGGGCGAGATAGTATATCAAACAGAGCTTATCCATACTTTATGGTTGAGCCGTCAAGAGTAGACATAGAGTATTACATAGACCATCAGATAGTTCCAGCTGTAATGAGGATACTCTCGTATTTCGGTGTCACGGAGAGGCAGCTCAAAGTAGTCTCGGCTGGATATAGAAGTCTTTTCGATTTCTTTGCATCAAAAGCGTAG
- the rsgA gene encoding GTPase RsgA: protein MILASWRSLAWIIRRADVVLEVVDARDPISTRSRRLERMISSLQKKLIIVINKTDLVPREVAEKWKRIFEDQGYRTVYMAARDHKGTRILRRAIRDVVDMYPAIVAVTGFPKTGKSTIINALKGRHSASTSPIPGSPGYTTHAQLYRIGENLYMIDTPGVIPVEGGPLEAVLRGRPPEQLRDPVRPAVMLLEKALRYNPRAVKDAYGIDETDPYKILELIALKRGWRYKSDGEPLIEEAARAVIRDYHTGKLLFYVPPEEYVAKRIHHWGKSRAL from the coding sequence ATGATATTAGCATCGTGGAGGTCGCTAGCATGGATTATAAGACGTGCTGACGTCGTACTAGAGGTTGTAGATGCCCGAGACCCCATATCTACTCGGAGTAGGCGGTTAGAGCGAATGATTTCAAGTCTACAGAAGAAGCTGATAATAGTTATTAATAAGACCGATTTAGTGCCACGTGAGGTTGCTGAGAAGTGGAAGCGGATCTTCGAAGACCAGGGTTATAGGACGGTATATATGGCAGCTAGGGATCATAAAGGCACGAGGATCCTAAGAAGAGCTATAAGAGATGTTGTAGACATGTATCCGGCAATCGTTGCTGTCACGGGGTTCCCTAAGACAGGCAAATCTACTATAATAAACGCCTTGAAGGGACGACATAGTGCTTCCACGAGCCCAATACCAGGGAGCCCTGGCTATACAACTCATGCACAGCTGTACCGTATTGGCGAGAATCTGTACATGATAGACACGCCGGGAGTTATACCTGTAGAAGGTGGTCCTTTAGAGGCAGTGCTTCGTGGTCGTCCGCCGGAACAGCTGCGCGATCCAGTGCGTCCCGCTGTTATGTTGCTTGAGAAAGCGTTACGATATAACCCTAGGGCTGTCAAGGATGCCTATGGGATAGATGAGACAGACCCATACAAGATACTTGAACTTATAGCTCTCAAACGTGGTTGGAGATATAAGAGTGATGGCGAACCGTTGATAGAAGAAGCGGCAAGAGCGGTAATTCGCGATTACCATACTGGGAAGCTTCTATTCTACGTGCCACCGGAAGAATATGTTGCAAAACGTATACATCATTGGGGTAAGAGCCGAGCATTATAG
- a CDS encoding NTPase, whose product MLRYVIVTGRPGVGKTTLVRRVVDKLHEDGYNIVGFFCPEVRRGGRRIGFKIVSLDGKLEAWLAKTENCDGPRVGRYNTCREAEDVARSVLERLDEASLVVIDEIGPMELKLMGVREAILRVLRSEKPGLFVVHERLSDREILPLLQRYGNWYRVTVENRDALVDEVYSRVIALLS is encoded by the coding sequence ATGCTACGCTACGTGATAGTTACTGGTAGGCCAGGCGTGGGCAAGACTACTCTCGTACGTAGGGTTGTCGACAAGCTTCATGAAGATGGTTACAATATTGTAGGCTTCTTCTGTCCGGAAGTTCGCCGTGGGGGCAGACGTATAGGCTTCAAAATAGTAAGCCTTGACGGTAAACTAGAGGCCTGGCTAGCTAAAACAGAGAATTGTGATGGTCCGCGTGTAGGCCGTTATAACACATGCCGGGAGGCAGAAGATGTTGCAAGAAGTGTCCTAGAACGGTTGGACGAAGCAAGCCTAGTAGTGATAGATGAAATAGGTCCAATGGAGCTTAAACTAATGGGAGTTCGTGAAGCCATATTACGCGTACTCCGTTCCGAGAAACCAGGGCTCTTTGTAGTCCATGAAAGGTTATCGGACAGAGAGATTCTGCCATTGCTCCAAAGATATGGAAATTGGTACCGCGTCACTGTCGAGAATAGGGATGCCCTTGTAGACGAGGTGTATAGTCGCGTAATAGCCCTCCTGAGCTAG
- the mcm gene encoding minichromosome maintenance protein MCM, which yields MTTLSAELEQEQIVDVHEKFYEFVRSFRDRNGSYKYRERIKQMITMGQKSLIIDYNDLYLFDNRLARLLIEKPDEVLQQASEAVKEIVLHEAPDYAESIDRFYVRIRALPRVVPLRRLRSEYLGKLVMLEGILVRTTPVKEKIVKARFMHCTREHGCHKFDWPPEGELVGDILERPPACPVCGSSSGTFRLLPEESKLIDWQRIVLQERPEEVPPGQLPRSIEVVLQDELVDSARPGDRVSIVGIVRVRPDSISKKRAVYDLYIEANHIEVSQKILEEVVITREDEERIRALAKDPWVRKRIIASIAPAIYGHWDIKEAIALALFGGVPKVTEDGVRIRGDIHVLIVGDPGTAKSQLLQYAARIAPRGIYTTGKGATAAGLTAAVIRDKTTGEYYLEAGALVLADGGVAAIDEIDKMRDEDRVAIHEAMEQQTVSIAKAGIVAKLNARTTVIAAGNPKFGRYLTNRTLADNINLPVTILSRFDLIFILKDRPSPEEDRKLARHVLEVHRETERIKPEIDPSLLKKYISYARRYIRPRLTPEASKLIEDFYVEMRRMSSENPEGPIAITARQLEALIRLAEAHAKMALRTEVTREDAEAAIRLMKTFLESSGMDIESGRIDIDVIMTGKPRSKQEKLTRIMEIIEELESESEEGCARLREIQKRAASEGIESSLVEEAIRSFRRDGIIYEKSLGCYAIVR from the coding sequence ATGACGACGCTGTCAGCTGAGCTTGAGCAAGAGCAGATAGTAGATGTACATGAGAAGTTCTACGAGTTCGTGCGGAGTTTCCGCGACCGTAACGGTTCATACAAGTACCGTGAACGTATAAAACAAATGATAACAATGGGCCAGAAGAGCCTAATAATAGACTATAACGACCTTTACCTCTTTGACAATAGATTAGCAAGACTGCTCATAGAGAAGCCGGACGAGGTACTCCAGCAGGCCAGCGAGGCAGTTAAGGAGATAGTCCTACACGAAGCACCAGATTATGCCGAGTCCATTGATAGGTTCTATGTACGTATACGTGCGCTTCCGAGAGTAGTACCGCTTAGAAGGCTGAGAAGCGAATATCTCGGAAAACTTGTAATGCTTGAAGGTATACTAGTTAGAACAACCCCCGTGAAAGAGAAGATAGTCAAGGCCCGATTCATGCACTGCACTCGAGAACACGGTTGCCACAAGTTCGACTGGCCTCCGGAAGGCGAACTTGTAGGCGATATCCTTGAGCGCCCGCCTGCATGCCCTGTGTGTGGCTCTTCTAGTGGCACCTTCCGCCTATTACCAGAGGAATCTAAGCTAATAGATTGGCAGCGAATCGTGCTACAAGAGAGGCCCGAGGAAGTACCCCCAGGCCAGCTACCAAGAAGCATAGAGGTAGTACTGCAGGACGAGCTAGTAGATAGTGCTAGGCCTGGCGATAGAGTAAGCATCGTGGGCATCGTCAGGGTTAGGCCAGATTCGATATCAAAGAAGCGCGCAGTCTACGACCTATACATAGAGGCCAACCACATAGAGGTATCACAAAAGATCCTAGAAGAGGTAGTCATAACACGTGAAGACGAGGAAAGAATAAGAGCACTAGCCAAGGATCCATGGGTTCGCAAAAGGATAATAGCGAGCATAGCCCCAGCTATCTATGGCCATTGGGACATAAAGGAGGCTATAGCGCTAGCGCTCTTCGGCGGCGTCCCGAAGGTGACTGAGGACGGTGTAAGGATACGCGGCGACATACACGTACTCATAGTAGGTGACCCGGGTACTGCAAAGAGCCAACTCCTCCAGTATGCTGCAAGAATTGCCCCACGAGGTATCTACACAACTGGTAAGGGAGCAACCGCTGCCGGCTTGACTGCAGCAGTGATACGCGACAAAACGACCGGAGAATACTACCTAGAAGCTGGCGCACTAGTACTCGCCGACGGTGGAGTAGCAGCGATAGACGAGATAGACAAGATGAGGGACGAGGATAGAGTAGCTATACACGAGGCAATGGAGCAGCAAACCGTAAGCATAGCTAAGGCTGGCATAGTAGCCAAGCTGAATGCCAGAACAACAGTGATTGCCGCAGGCAACCCCAAGTTCGGCCGTTATCTAACTAACCGCACTCTTGCAGATAATATAAACCTACCAGTCACTATATTGTCCCGTTTCGATCTCATATTTATACTCAAGGACCGGCCCAGTCCCGAGGAAGACCGAAAACTAGCAAGACACGTTCTCGAGGTTCACAGGGAGACAGAGCGTATAAAGCCAGAGATAGACCCATCGCTGCTCAAGAAATACATAAGCTATGCACGTAGATACATAAGACCAAGACTGACGCCAGAGGCAAGCAAGCTAATAGAGGACTTCTATGTAGAGATGCGTCGCATGAGCAGTGAAAACCCCGAAGGCCCCATAGCCATAACAGCACGCCAGCTGGAGGCGCTTATACGTCTAGCCGAGGCACATGCAAAGATGGCCCTACGCACTGAGGTAACACGAGAAGACGCTGAGGCCGCAATAAGACTCATGAAGACATTCCTTGAGAGTAGTGGAATGGACATAGAGAGCGGTAGGATAGACATAGATGTGATAATGACAGGCAAACCTAGGAGCAAGCAAGAGAAGCTCACAAGAATTATGGAGATAATCGAGGAGCTCGAAAGCGAGAGCGAGGAGGGATGTGCAAGGCTAAGAGAGATACAGAAGAGAGCTGCAAGCGAAGGAATAGAGTCAAGCCTCGTTGAGGAAGCCATACGCAGCTTCCGTAGAGACGGCATAATATACGAAAAGAGCCTCGGCTGCTACGCTATAGTAAGGTAG
- a CDS encoding replication factor C small subunit, translating to MASSIAELLWAEKYRPRSLDEIVNQEEIVRRLKKFVEEKNMPHLLFVGPPGTGKTTAAHALAHDLYGENYLQYMLELNASDERGIDTIRTKVKEFARSRTPPNVPFKIVLLDEADNMTADAQQALRRLMEMYTVSTRFILIANFPSKIIEPIQSRCAIFRFTPLKKEDVIARLKWICEQEGCKYTEEGLETIYEVSEGDMRRAINILQAAAALGTVTPEVVYKVVGLAHPKEIREIIRLALEGEFLKAREKLRALMINYGLSGVDVIKQIHREIFGQELKLPEEIRVMIADYTGEIQFRLVEGADDEIQLNAFLAWLTLLGQKLRSTS from the coding sequence TTGGCCTCGAGTATTGCTGAACTACTCTGGGCGGAGAAGTACCGTCCCAGATCCCTCGACGAGATTGTGAACCAAGAAGAGATAGTTAGGAGGCTAAAGAAATTCGTTGAAGAAAAGAACATGCCGCATCTACTCTTCGTGGGGCCTCCGGGCACAGGAAAGACTACTGCAGCACATGCGCTGGCTCACGATCTTTATGGCGAAAACTATCTACAGTACATGTTGGAGCTAAATGCTAGTGACGAGCGAGGTATAGATACCATAAGGACGAAGGTAAAGGAGTTTGCTCGTAGCAGGACACCACCCAATGTGCCGTTCAAGATTGTGTTGCTAGATGAGGCCGACAATATGACAGCTGATGCACAGCAAGCCCTACGCCGCCTAATGGAAATGTATACGGTCTCTACGCGCTTCATACTTATTGCTAACTTTCCGAGCAAAATAATTGAGCCTATACAGTCACGTTGTGCTATATTTAGGTTCACACCGCTGAAGAAAGAAGATGTCATAGCTAGGCTTAAGTGGATATGTGAACAGGAGGGATGCAAGTATACCGAGGAAGGCCTTGAGACAATCTACGAGGTAAGCGAGGGCGATATGAGGAGGGCTATCAACATACTACAAGCAGCTGCGGCCCTTGGCACCGTAACGCCGGAGGTAGTGTACAAGGTAGTTGGGCTTGCACATCCTAAGGAGATTAGGGAGATAATCCGGCTAGCTCTTGAGGGCGAGTTTCTCAAAGCCAGAGAAAAACTTAGAGCACTAATGATAAATTATGGTCTAAGTGGAGTTGACGTCATCAAGCAGATACACAGGGAGATATTTGGCCAGGAGCTTAAGCTGCCCGAGGAAATAAGAGTAATGATAGCTGACTATACTGGCGAGATACAGTTTAGGCTAGTAGAGGGTGCTGATGACGAGATACAGCTAAATGCCTTCCTCGCATGGTTAACATTGTTAGGCCAAAAGCTCCGTAGCACATCTTGA
- a CDS encoding replication factor C large subunit: MVTRNLPWIIKYRPRRVEDVVDQEQAKEKFIPWLRQWLRGRPPEKKAALFYGPAGVGKTSLVEAAAHEYGLELIEMNASDFRRREDIERIAKVAATQYSLFGRKRIILLDEVDGISGTADRGGLDAILDLINVTRHPIVMTANDPWDQKLRPLREAALMIPFNRLSERHVVQALKRICIAEGIECEDAALKLIAQRAEGDLRSAINDLQAIAEGYGRVTVDIVRGVLTSRDRQYSPWEMLRHLFMSKYAWQAKRAVTHADLDYDTMLQWLNENIAIQYSDPEDIWRAHESLARADIFMGRIRRTQSWDLLSYVFDLAGPGIALARKKSKFKWAKYQFPQKILLLARTKETREVRDAIAEVLAKRLHISKARAKSEIIPFLSMIFRERPDYAARIAIGYNLTDSMIKYLAGPVYNQVKEHINMLLLRLERAASAPARTKTAANKSVQHASVAASTSSSSSVKRKSTRRTSSRRRRKGGGTQTTLPI; encoded by the coding sequence GTGGTAACAAGGAACTTACCATGGATTATAAAATATAGGCCACGTAGAGTAGAAGACGTAGTAGACCAGGAACAGGCAAAGGAGAAATTCATACCTTGGCTTAGGCAATGGTTACGAGGCCGGCCACCGGAGAAAAAAGCAGCGCTCTTCTATGGACCTGCAGGCGTAGGCAAGACTAGCCTTGTTGAAGCAGCAGCTCACGAGTATGGACTAGAACTTATAGAGATGAATGCCTCTGACTTTCGTCGACGAGAAGATATAGAGAGAATAGCGAAAGTTGCGGCAACACAGTATAGTCTCTTTGGTCGCAAGAGAATAATACTACTTGACGAAGTAGACGGTATATCAGGCACAGCTGATAGGGGAGGACTCGACGCTATACTCGACCTCATTAATGTTACTAGGCACCCGATAGTGATGACTGCTAATGATCCATGGGATCAGAAACTCCGTCCTCTCCGGGAGGCAGCGCTGATGATACCGTTCAATAGACTGTCTGAAAGGCATGTTGTGCAAGCATTGAAGAGAATATGTATAGCAGAAGGTATTGAGTGTGAGGATGCAGCGTTAAAACTAATTGCACAGCGTGCGGAGGGAGATCTACGCTCAGCTATAAATGACTTGCAAGCTATAGCTGAGGGATATGGAAGAGTCACAGTAGACATAGTTAGGGGTGTACTGACTTCAAGGGATAGACAATACTCGCCATGGGAGATGTTACGGCATTTATTCATGTCTAAATATGCATGGCAGGCAAAGAGGGCAGTTACACATGCAGATCTGGACTATGACACTATGTTGCAATGGCTTAACGAGAATATTGCCATACAGTATAGTGATCCAGAGGATATATGGCGTGCCCACGAATCTCTGGCTCGTGCAGACATCTTTATGGGCAGGATAAGGAGAACGCAGTCATGGGATCTGTTATCGTATGTCTTCGACTTAGCGGGTCCAGGTATTGCTCTAGCTAGAAAGAAGAGCAAGTTCAAGTGGGCAAAGTATCAGTTTCCGCAGAAGATACTGTTGCTAGCACGTACCAAAGAGACTAGGGAGGTAAGGGATGCTATAGCCGAAGTTCTCGCAAAAAGGCTACACATATCTAAGGCTAGAGCGAAAAGCGAAATAATTCCATTTCTTTCTATGATCTTCCGTGAACGTCCAGACTATGCAGCTCGCATAGCCATAGGATACAACCTGACTGATAGTATGATAAAGTATTTGGCAGGTCCAGTTTATAACCAGGTAAAGGAGCACATTAACATGTTGCTGCTAAGGCTGGAAAGGGCAGCCAGCGCACCAGCTCGCACAAAAACAGCTGCCAACAAGAGTGTGCAACATGCAAGCGTTGCTGCCAGCACTAGCAGTAGTAGTTCAGTGAAACGCAAGAGTACTAGGAGGACGAGTTCCCGGCGTAGAAGAAAGGGTGGAGGTACTCAAACAACACTCCCTATATAG